GCGCGCTCATCGCGGTCACCCTGAGCGTCGTCGTGCACAACGCCGCCCGCATCTCGATGCTCGACAACGCGCGCGAGGTGCAGATGGAGCGGCTGCTCTTCGCGCAGCGGATGTACGAGACGTCGAAGCCGAAGGAGCCCCGCTTCGGCACGAAGATCAACGACCCGGCGCTGCCGCCGCAGCTCGACCAGCTGATGCGGGACAAGCGGCGCGGGACGTACGTGCAGGAGCACCGGCACGGCGGGCCGCCGGACGTGTGGGCGGCCGTGCCGCTCGCCAATGGCGACGTCCTCTCGCTGCACATCCCCTTCGCCGACCGCAGCGCGACGATCATGAACGATCTGGACCGGGCGCTCGTCATCGGCTCGGTGTCGGTGGTCTTCGGCGGCTGCGCGCTCGGCGTGCTCATCGGCGGGCAGCTCTCGCGGCGGCTGCGGAAGGCCGCCGTCGCGGCCGGCCGGGTGGCCCAGGGCAATACGGACGTACGGGTGCGGGACGCCGTCGGCGGAGTCGTACGGGACGAGACCGACGACCTGGCGTGGGCGGTGGACGCGCTGACCGACGCCCTGAACGAGCGGATCGAGGCCGAGCGGCGGGTCACCGCCGACATCGCGCACGAGCTGCGCACCCCCGTCACCGGGCTGCTCACGGCGGCCGAGCTGCTGCCGCCGGGACGTCCGACCGAGCTCGTACGGGACCGGGCGCAGGCCATGCGGACCCTGGTCGAGGACGTCCTCGAGGTGGCCCGGCTCGACAGCGCCTCGGAGCGGGCCGAGCTCCAGGAGATCGCGCTCGGCGAGTTCGTGGAGCGGCGGGTGCGGGCCCTGGACCCGGAGGTCGTCGTCCGGGTGGTGCACGAGGACTGGGTGAACACCGACCCGCGCCGCCTGGAGCGCGTCCTGGGCAATCTCCTCGCCAACGCGGCCAAGCACGGCAAGCCGCCGGTCGAGGTCACCGTCGAGGGCCGGGTGGTCCGCGTCCGCGACCACGGCCCCGGCTTCCCGGAGGCGCTCCTCAAGGAGGGGCCGAGCCGGTTCCGTACGGGGACGAGCGACCGCGCGGGCCAGGGCCACGGCCTGGGCCTGACGATCGCGGCGGGCCAGGCCCGGGTCCTCGGCGCCCGGCTGACCTTCCGGAACGTGGCCGCGGAGGGGGCCCCGGGCGGGGTGGGCGGCGCCATCGCGGTGCTGTGGCTGCCGGACCACGCGCCGACGAACACGGGGAGCTTCCCGGTGCTGCGGCTGGCGGAGTGAGCACACGAGAGGGGGCCGGTCCTTTCCAGGACCGGCCCCCTTTCCGTACGGGAGGTCTCTTCGTACGGGAGACCTCTTCGTACGGGTCGTACGGGAGACGTACGGGTGATCAGACCGTCTCGGCGACCTTGAGCGCGTCGTCGCCGGACTCCGCCTTCGGGGCCGCGGCCGGTCCGGCGCCGCGGAGCGCCACCTCCTTGACGAAGAAGGCGAGGACGAAGCCGAGGACGGCGACGGCCGAGGCGACCAGGAAGGCGCCGTGGGTGCCGGTGGCGACCGCGTGCTGGTAGGCCTCGCGGAGCGCGGCCGGCAGCTTGGCGAGGCTCCCCCCCCCCGCCTGGGCGGTCCGCTCCGTGAGCCCGCCCCCGCCGCGGGACGCCATCTCGTCCTGGACGCGGCTGGTGAACAGCGCGCCCATGATCGCGACGCCGAAGGAGGAGCCGAGCGTCCGGAAGAGGGTGGTGGAGGAGGAGGCGACGCCCATGTCCTTCATCTCCACGCTGTTCTGGGCGACCAGCATGGTGATCTGCATGAGGAAGCCCATGCCGGCGCCGAGGACGGCCATCCAGATGCCGGAGACGAGGCGCGAGGTGCCGGTGTCCATCGTGGAGAGCAGGAACAGGCCGACCACCATGAGCGCGCCGCCCACGATCGGGAAGACCTTGTACTTGCCGGTGCTGGTGGTGAAGCGGCCGACGAGCAGCGAGACGACCATCATCGACAGCAGCATCGGCAGGAGCAGCAGGCCGGAGTTGGTGGCCGAGGCGCCCTGGACGGACTGCTGGAAGATCGGCAGGTAGAGGACCGCGCCGAACATCACGAAGCCGGTGATGAAGCCGATCAGGGACATCAGGGTGAAGTTGCGGCTGCGGAAGATGTGCAGCGGCATGATCGGGTCGCTCGCCCGGGTCTCCACGAAGAGGAACGCGGCGAGCGCGGCGACGCCGCCGATGATCAGGCCGACGATGGTGGCCGAGTCCCAGGCGTACTCCGTGCCGCCCCAGGTGGTGACGAGGACGATCGCGGTGATGCCGACGGTCAGCAGTCCGGCGCCGAGGAAGTCGATCCGGGTGCCCGTGGCTCGCTGCTTCTTCGGCAGGTGCAGGACGGTGGTGATCATGGCGAGGGCGACGATGCCGAGCGGCAGGTTGATGTAGAAGGACCAGCGCCAGCCCCAGTGGTCGGTGATGGTGCCGCCGACGAGGGGGCCGCCGATCATGGCGAGGGCCATCACGCCGGCCATCATGCCCTGGTACTTGCCGCGCTCGCGGGGCGGGATCAGGTCGCCGATGAGCGCCATGA
The DNA window shown above is from Streptomyces vietnamensis and carries:
- a CDS encoding MDR family MFS transporter, coding for MDMATKQNVQAVEGKAADPQPRSVRVVLLALMIAMLLAMLDNMIIGTAMPTIVGELGGLEHLSWVVTAYTLATAASTPIWGKLGDMFGRKGIFLTSIVIFLIGSALSGMAQDMGQLIGFRTIQGLGAGGLMVGVMALIGDLIPPRERGKYQGMMAGVMALAMIGGPLVGGTITDHWGWRWSFYINLPLGIVALAMITTVLHLPKKQRATGTRIDFLGAGLLTVGITAIVLVTTWGGTEYAWDSATIVGLIIGGVAALAAFLFVETRASDPIMPLHIFRSRNFTLMSLIGFITGFVMFGAVLYLPIFQQSVQGASATNSGLLLLPMLLSMMVVSLLVGRFTTSTGKYKVFPIVGGALMVVGLFLLSTMDTGTSRLVSGIWMAVLGAGMGFLMQITMLVAQNSVEMKDMGVASSSTTLFRTLGSSFGVAIMGALFTSRVQDEMASRGGGGLTERTAQAGGGSLAKLPAALREAYQHAVATGTHGAFLVASAVAVLGFVLAFFVKEVALRGAGPAAAPKAESGDDALKVAETV
- the cseC gene encoding two-component system sensor histidine kinase CseC, with the translated sequence MKFLPLRTGVRWKIAVAIAAVGALIAVTLSVVVHNAARISMLDNAREVQMERLLFAQRMYETSKPKEPRFGTKINDPALPPQLDQLMRDKRRGTYVQEHRHGGPPDVWAAVPLANGDVLSLHIPFADRSATIMNDLDRALVIGSVSVVFGGCALGVLIGGQLSRRLRKAAVAAGRVAQGNTDVRVRDAVGGVVRDETDDLAWAVDALTDALNERIEAERRVTADIAHELRTPVTGLLTAAELLPPGRPTELVRDRAQAMRTLVEDVLEVARLDSASERAELQEIALGEFVERRVRALDPEVVVRVVHEDWVNTDPRRLERVLGNLLANAAKHGKPPVEVTVEGRVVRVRDHGPGFPEALLKEGPSRFRTGTSDRAGQGHGLGLTIAAGQARVLGARLTFRNVAAEGAPGGVGGAIAVLWLPDHAPTNTGSFPVLRLAE